The Sulfolobus acidocaldarius DSM 639 genome has a window encoding:
- a CDS encoding AAA family ATPase, producing the protein MIKEVIERGNFSPMAIYYMDLDYVTSLSEFRRILGNVIKERKKRGQTENLIVLDEVTSVDEWWRVLKFFLDEGEFKDDVIIVSGSSTLGLTKVPEKFPGRKGKGKGIKVPTLSFPEFAEVLGHKREGLLYDNSRALALFEDYKMKGGFPKSINGNRDARGALIDGILSEVYKHSRSPRIVQDILYSLMDKIPSAISYNSVANELGISHNTVREYLDFLSDILLIGIAFLKEGDEVSCQKGKESVLSGSIHITLNL; encoded by the coding sequence TTGATAAAGGAGGTAATAGAGAGGGGGAACTTTTCGCCAATGGCTATCTACTACATGGATCTGGACTATGTCACATCCCTTTCAGAGTTCAGGAGGATTTTAGGGAATGTGATCAAAGAGAGGAAGAAAAGGGGTCAGACTGAAAACTTAATAGTCCTCGATGAGGTTACGTCTGTTGACGAGTGGTGGAGGGTACTAAAGTTCTTCCTTGACGAGGGGGAGTTTAAGGATGATGTTATCATAGTGAGCGGTTCCTCCACGCTAGGTCTAACAAAGGTTCCAGAGAAGTTTCCGGGAAGAAAGGGTAAAGGGAAAGGGATTAAGGTGCCCACATTATCTTTCCCGGAATTTGCAGAGGTCTTAGGTCACAAGAGAGAGGGCTTACTCTACGATAATTCCAGAGCCTTAGCTCTGTTTGAAGATTATAAGATGAAGGGAGGATTTCCTAAGTCTATTAACGGTAACCGTGATGCGAGAGGTGCCCTAATCGACGGGATATTGTCTGAAGTGTACAAGCACAGTAGGAGTCCAAGAATAGTTCAGGATATTCTGTACTCACTGATGGACAAGATACCTTCAGCAATATCTTACAATTCAGTAGCTAATGAACTTGGGATTTCCCACAACACGGTAAGGGAGTACCTAGATTTTCTCTCCGACATACTCCTGATTGGAATTGCCTTTCTAAAGGAGGGAGACGAAGTAAGCTGTCAGAAAGGAAAAGAAAGTGTTCTTTCGGGATCCATTCATATTACACTCAACCTCTGA
- a CDS encoding class I SAM-dependent methyltransferase produces MLKSFKVRYYILIHVPRISNEELQRIYNDLPKFYDRANALISFFKDVEWRATLVKYISYYYPDTRRILDVACGKGELSYVINKMIKAETVMVDYAENMLLNSFVKTDRVQGSFYKLPFRDESFDCVVSSFALHSADDIGEVVKEMARVSRNCVGVIAMGKSDNVMYRKYASFYLSYIQPYLACLVGAKSRDYKYIFYIYQRIPTNNQLRNIISKILDLKIFEEKALGTVYIFLGSKH; encoded by the coding sequence GTGTTGAAAAGCTTTAAAGTTAGGTATTACATTCTTATTCACGTGCCAAGAATTAGTAATGAGGAATTGCAGCGGATCTATAACGACCTACCAAAATTTTATGATCGAGCTAACGCCTTAATTTCATTCTTTAAGGATGTGGAATGGAGGGCAACTCTGGTAAAATATATATCTTACTACTATCCTGATACAAGAAGAATATTAGATGTTGCATGCGGTAAGGGTGAACTATCTTATGTCATTAATAAAATGATAAAAGCTGAAACGGTCATGGTTGATTATGCTGAAAATATGTTATTAAACTCTTTTGTTAAAACAGATCGAGTTCAAGGGTCATTCTATAAATTACCTTTTAGAGATGAAAGTTTTGATTGTGTAGTAAGCAGTTTCGCTTTACATTCTGCAGATGATATAGGGGAAGTAGTAAAAGAGATGGCTAGGGTGTCCAGAAATTGCGTGGGAGTGATAGCAATGGGGAAATCAGATAACGTGATGTACAGGAAGTATGCGTCATTTTATTTAAGTTACATTCAGCCTTACTTAGCATGTCTGGTCGGAGCTAAATCAAGGGATTACAAATACATTTTCTACATTTATCAGAGGATACCCACAAATAACCAATTGAGAAACATTATAAGTAAAATCCTTGACCTAAAGATCTTTGAAGAAAAAGCTCTTGGAACAGTTTACATATTTTTAGGTTCAAAACATTAA
- a CDS encoding clan AA aspartic protease: MNLDLNLNGINVSFKIDTGFDGECLLPHDIFSKIGGYEYDGPPVSLSDGRGYLTRAKIVEVVFNGKNLILECISVVYINKTLLGERALSKLGILIDYKNQGVKDP; the protein is encoded by the coding sequence ATGAATCTCGATTTAAACTTAAACGGGATTAACGTTAGTTTCAAGATAGATACTGGCTTTGACGGAGAGTGCTTACTTCCACACGATATATTCAGTAAAATAGGTGGATATGAATATGACGGCCCTCCGGTCAGCTTGAGCGATGGAAGGGGATACCTGACGAGGGCTAAAATTGTGGAAGTTGTCTTTAACGGAAAAAATCTCATTTTGGAGTGTATATCAGTAGTGTACATAAATAAGACATTGCTAGGAGAGAGGGCACTCTCTAAATTAGGAATATTGATAGACTACAAAAACCAGGGGGTCAAAGACCCATGA
- a CDS encoding MFS transporter — protein sequence MGDASKHIQLTSLLLIFLFSALAIYSISFVLPTLMQIYGEAVAFSIALSWIGGGIGGLIMGVFGDLKSKRYALLLSIVLFALPMLANVVQLNIIVFYIVWFLIGFGVNAVNGISYVYVTELAPSRTRGFIGSIMQGFYFLGAILGLVTSFIVKGDIFVYFLIVSILSLLSIPLWVFIPESKWKGNFSFKLPRDMLKVTVFGSIFSIGSFLYLVPLVSLSFTLFSFLGSRLYVVIFSAFILGMISFMVSGRISDTVGRRLSSYIFAGISIVSSITLFLGATLSDPVLLIGSFIVLIVGSSFFAYFGVWMSEVYPVNFKATGTNITLFLGRLIGGGFGVTLVLLLPFGLGRDLAISTVISSVLVLMSATQIPETVKK from the coding sequence ATGGGTGACGCCAGCAAACACATACAATTGACTTCTTTACTCCTGATATTCTTGTTCTCAGCTTTGGCGATCTACTCAATAAGCTTTGTCTTACCCACTCTTATGCAAATATACGGTGAGGCTGTGGCGTTTTCAATAGCCCTGAGCTGGATAGGTGGAGGTATAGGGGGTCTCATAATGGGTGTTTTCGGTGACCTGAAGAGTAAGAGGTATGCCCTTTTACTCTCTATAGTACTCTTTGCACTACCCATGTTGGCAAATGTCGTTCAGCTGAACATTATAGTGTTCTACATAGTGTGGTTCCTCATAGGGTTTGGAGTTAACGCTGTAAACGGGATAAGTTACGTCTATGTTACTGAGCTTGCCCCATCTAGAACCAGAGGGTTCATAGGGAGTATAATGCAGGGCTTCTACTTCCTTGGGGCAATATTAGGTCTTGTTACATCTTTCATAGTTAAGGGTGATATCTTCGTTTATTTCTTAATAGTTTCTATCCTCTCACTACTCAGTATACCACTGTGGGTGTTTATTCCTGAGTCCAAGTGGAAGGGTAACTTCTCCTTTAAACTACCAAGGGATATGCTTAAGGTGACAGTGTTTGGATCAATTTTCTCAATAGGCTCATTCCTATATCTAGTCCCCCTTGTTTCCCTAAGTTTTACCCTGTTCTCATTTCTAGGCTCTAGGCTTTACGTTGTTATTTTCTCAGCCTTTATACTGGGGATGATAAGCTTCATGGTGTCTGGGAGGATTTCAGACACGGTCGGTAGGAGGTTGTCGAGTTACATATTTGCAGGGATAAGTATAGTGTCGTCTATCACACTCTTCCTGGGAGCTACTCTCTCTGACCCAGTTCTGCTAATTGGCTCTTTCATAGTTCTGATAGTTGGGTCTTCATTTTTTGCCTACTTTGGGGTATGGATGAGCGAGGTGTACCCTGTAAACTTCAAGGCGACTGGTACCAACATTACACTCTTTCTGGGTAGACTGATAGGTGGAGGATTTGGGGTGACACTTGTACTTCTGCTACCGTTTGGGCTGGGGAGGGACTTGGCGATATCTACAGTCATATCTTCAGTTTTAGTCCTAATGTCGGCAACTCAAATACCTGAGACTGTTAAAAAGTGA
- a CDS encoding oligosaccharide flippase family protein encodes MNPISGALKFLSTTILNGIYALIFFLLAARFTTPEFVGMIATVQLLEVFVSNFTGLLSWYVASREIAYNLNKDKKLLDDIILTSLGYPFLAIPFIFLLAFVLPRYVVLAVPYMFLYLYGNYQRSVLGGLGKFTEANIGLVIFLTFRWLFSIPAIFFNNFEIIILIWTSGALLQAIYYWLKLPRKLEFKTGVASKLIKEGLPIYISNVINFIASQGDRLITVYLLGLYDLGIYQLVTLMSTFPNNMLLSLISSLLPSSAYYLSLNKDMSYMTSLTLRFYVLLSAPTAVISYVLSTVFLTTFFHEYLPGLLVLQLLVVALSALSPLLYLSTPIISLKKDYKPLLYVGVISGVEVLVLSLYLIPRLGILGAAIAQVVNALTSSILLLYICLRQKALVLGSMEKRSLLLLPIPFLAFISWEASLVILLVAIKFLKIISREEAILTLNLLPRQLKLFGKILLLISS; translated from the coding sequence ATGAATCCTATTAGCGGGGCTCTTAAGTTTTTATCCACAACAATTCTAAACGGAATCTACGCCTTAATCTTCTTCCTTCTTGCAGCAAGATTTACTACACCAGAATTTGTCGGAATGATAGCAACAGTTCAACTTTTAGAGGTTTTCGTATCAAACTTTACAGGTTTACTCTCATGGTATGTAGCGAGTAGGGAGATAGCATATAATTTGAATAAAGATAAAAAACTCCTGGACGATATAATTTTAACCTCCTTAGGTTACCCCTTTCTGGCAATCCCCTTTATATTTCTTCTTGCGTTCGTCTTACCAAGATATGTAGTTTTAGCCGTACCTTACATGTTCCTTTACTTGTATGGTAACTATCAAAGATCCGTTCTAGGTGGACTCGGTAAGTTTACTGAGGCCAACATAGGTCTAGTCATTTTCTTAACCTTCAGATGGTTGTTTTCGATTCCCGCAATATTTTTCAACAATTTCGAAATTATTATCCTTATATGGACTTCGGGAGCACTCTTACAGGCTATTTATTATTGGTTAAAGCTTCCTAGAAAGCTAGAATTCAAAACTGGAGTTGCTTCTAAGTTGATTAAGGAGGGGCTTCCCATATATATCTCCAATGTCATAAACTTTATTGCTTCTCAGGGAGATAGGTTGATAACTGTATACCTTTTAGGCTTGTATGACCTGGGAATATACCAATTAGTTACCTTAATGTCAACATTTCCTAACAATATGCTACTTTCACTTATCAGCTCACTTCTTCCCTCTTCAGCCTATTACCTGTCACTGAATAAGGACATGTCTTACATGACATCATTGACCCTGAGATTTTACGTCCTATTATCAGCCCCCACAGCTGTAATTTCTTATGTCCTCTCAACAGTATTTTTAACCACTTTCTTTCATGAGTATTTGCCAGGTCTTTTAGTACTACAGCTCCTGGTAGTCGCTCTTTCAGCTCTCTCTCCGTTACTCTACCTCTCAACTCCAATTATCTCCCTGAAGAAAGACTATAAGCCCTTACTTTATGTGGGAGTAATATCTGGAGTTGAAGTGTTGGTGTTGTCACTGTACTTGATACCCCGTCTAGGGATTTTAGGTGCTGCCATAGCACAGGTAGTTAACGCACTCACGTCTTCAATTCTACTACTGTACATTTGTCTCAGACAAAAGGCATTAGTCCTTGGTAGTATGGAAAAGAGGAGTCTCCTGTTACTGCCTATTCCCTTCTTAGCGTTTATCTCTTGGGAAGCGTCTCTGGTTATCTTACTGGTAGCTATTAAGTTCTTGAAAATCATTAGCCGTGAAGAAGCTATTTTAACACTTAACTTATTACCGAGACAACTAAAGTTATTTGGAAAAATCCTTTTACTCATATCAAGTTAA
- a CDS encoding RAMP superfamily CRISPR-associated protein: MIKVIPVLIKTMSITRIGSTGVYFDYASADIVTYKLPLQDSNEVYYIPAIPATSFKGLLRSTYEKYLRWNNVGYQRREVKKERIKNIINEYSVNHGDTVKELVEEMKSELRRYISGGLIKNTNLPDDITELIILYLNVTGWNSKDACYVTSDLDQCVNLSIIEDEGVRKKKELWLKLMERDQICKVCNVLGSSGVRGKVKFTDLIAVDPFPVYIERSTHIAINRLTGTAEKGKIFTEEIIPPGVKFLGFVAVLDNSILNQVREMLRILKTKAERGEVWIGGRGTAGYGTFEMHLPPEIIEFSTHSLFRGRRLGLKESEPAPNPTIVNGIISKLYPSSFTSSLVEVTEGEVEYEVVIEGEGVTKVKSVDDLKKITSELDKSGKKYQIKTHGEYHL; this comes from the coding sequence TTGATTAAGGTCATACCTGTATTAATAAAAACCATGTCGATAACTAGGATAGGATCTACGGGTGTATATTTTGACTACGCCTCTGCTGATATAGTAACTTATAAATTGCCCCTTCAAGATTCTAACGAAGTTTACTATATTCCAGCAATACCTGCGACATCTTTTAAAGGTTTACTGAGGTCAACATATGAGAAATACCTAAGATGGAATAATGTAGGTTATCAGAGGAGAGAGGTTAAGAAAGAACGAATCAAGAATATAATTAATGAATATAGTGTTAATCATGGCGATACGGTTAAGGAACTGGTTGAGGAAATGAAGAGCGAACTACGGAGGTATATATCGGGTGGGCTGATTAAAAACACAAATCTTCCTGACGACATTACAGAGCTAATTATACTCTACTTAAACGTAACTGGTTGGAACAGTAAGGACGCATGTTACGTAACTTCAGACCTAGACCAATGTGTTAATTTAAGTATTATAGAAGACGAAGGTGTGAGAAAAAAGAAAGAGTTGTGGTTAAAGCTTATGGAGAGAGACCAAATATGTAAGGTGTGTAATGTTTTAGGTAGTTCAGGGGTAAGGGGAAAAGTCAAGTTTACGGACTTAATAGCTGTGGACCCATTCCCTGTGTATATCGAGAGAAGTACTCATATAGCCATAAATAGATTGACAGGTACTGCAGAAAAAGGGAAGATCTTCACGGAAGAGATAATACCTCCGGGTGTTAAATTCTTGGGTTTTGTTGCAGTGCTAGATAACTCTATCCTCAACCAGGTTAGGGAGATGTTAAGAATACTAAAGACCAAGGCAGAGAGGGGAGAGGTCTGGATAGGAGGTAGGGGTACAGCTGGGTACGGTACCTTTGAGATGCACCTCCCACCTGAGATAATTGAGTTTTCAACACACTCCTTATTTAGGGGTAGACGTTTAGGGTTAAAGGAGAGTGAGCCAGCTCCTAATCCGACTATAGTTAATGGTATCATTAGTAAGCTATACCCGAGTAGTTTTACTTCTTCGTTGGTAGAGGTCACTGAGGGTGAGGTAGAGTACGAGGTGGTTATTGAAGGTGAAGGAGTAACTAAGGTTAAATCTGTTGATGATTTAAAGAAAATTACAAGTGAGCTTGATAAATCTGGTAAAAAGTACCAAATAAAAACACATGGTGAATATCACCTATGA
- a CDS encoding glycosyltransferase family 4 protein has product MDFVFFTDPLTSVYGAVRPALTVSKELARRGHDVTILTPYSMLSDFHKVRIAEIKEKIQRSGKTVLTKIPLLREWMKALILPYVHEREKSESLVINTSSSLITEADAYYGQGQITKAIDDMSQSRDFPLRYKVIYKFIRGMLVNLEKRLMMQFRENSALFITNSNFTKSLYESWGIKVDHVIYPPLDLEVFRPTTQKPSRDYVLAYLGIRGKETNLKVIKELARQGVKIKAFGKSSKEYEKELSSQNIEILGYVDDNTLVDLYTNALFTLFTFTHEPFGYIPVESMACGTPVITYDKQGPKNTVSHNRTGWLVSNDEELVREAIRIWKQGYDESSIKNKCLANAQEYDVKKIADEWLNCLNQLRCGVKS; this is encoded by the coding sequence ATGGACTTTGTCTTCTTTACAGATCCACTGACTTCAGTCTATGGTGCAGTGAGACCTGCTTTGACAGTTTCAAAGGAACTTGCAAGAAGAGGGCATGATGTGACCATTTTAACCCCTTATAGCATGTTAAGTGACTTTCATAAAGTGAGGATTGCGGAAATAAAAGAAAAAATACAGAGGAGTGGTAAAACTGTCTTAACTAAAATACCACTACTCAGAGAGTGGATGAAAGCATTGATCTTACCCTACGTACACGAGAGGGAGAAATCAGAATCTTTAGTCATAAACACATCAAGTTCACTGATAACTGAGGCAGATGCATATTACGGACAGGGACAGATCACGAAAGCGATAGACGATATGTCACAATCACGGGATTTTCCACTCCGTTATAAAGTAATATACAAGTTTATCAGGGGAATGCTAGTCAACCTCGAGAAGAGACTAATGATGCAATTTAGAGAAAACTCAGCACTTTTTATTACTAACTCAAACTTCACTAAAAGCCTTTACGAGAGCTGGGGGATTAAGGTTGACCATGTAATATACCCTCCCCTAGATCTAGAGGTCTTCAGACCAACAACCCAAAAGCCAAGCAGGGACTATGTATTAGCATACTTGGGTATTAGAGGAAAGGAGACTAACCTAAAGGTCATTAAAGAGTTAGCTAGACAAGGTGTTAAGATCAAGGCTTTTGGCAAATCATCTAAAGAATACGAGAAAGAGCTAAGCTCCCAAAACATAGAAATTTTAGGATATGTAGACGATAATACATTAGTTGACCTCTACACCAATGCTCTCTTCACTCTTTTCACTTTCACCCATGAGCCCTTTGGGTATATACCAGTCGAAAGCATGGCATGTGGCACACCTGTAATCACTTATGATAAACAAGGACCAAAAAACACTGTGAGCCATAACAGGACAGGATGGTTAGTATCTAATGACGAGGAGTTGGTAAGAGAAGCTATAAGGATATGGAAGCAAGGTTATGACGAGAGTTCAATTAAAAATAAGTGTTTAGCAAACGCACAGGAATATGACGTCAAGAAGATTGCTGATGAGTGGTTGAATTGTTTAAACCAACTACGTTGTGGTGTCAAGAGTTAA
- a CDS encoding AAA family ATPase, translated as MKIRINNIGPIKEADLEFSDKAVIVGGNATGKTFIAALVYFLLNPLIMVDRPLKYKLELPAKIEENREVSLEIPVNYKDIMEENKDLIGAAVKRTLTSIFGASIGELIRFRETEGVVENEKIKIILHKENVEVIPKVDQRENLNVQIFKTSNNFPGCVTSISPDGKIVVMGNRPEICLENSIGNFILTRFLVDPSYSPVAYISTERIASIFYLPSNLNRLILPPVSASLVKPLIADFLKYITPNTKFTLFGHEIEVNKELMIKVSKEGKEVNSSLVSTGIYQFIPVELALQHPLLKTVIIEEPEINLHVNAQIEVAKRLAREKAKKLLITTHSEWIPMYVAKLSKGSKIYEIVEGVLEERKVDEEGYVETFKTIFPVADKGIKELISREDENIETK; from the coding sequence ATGAAAATAAGAATTAACAACATTGGTCCCATTAAGGAGGCTGACCTCGAGTTTTCTGATAAAGCCGTGATAGTTGGTGGAAATGCGACCGGAAAGACGTTCATTGCCGCGTTAGTGTACTTTTTACTTAATCCATTGATCATGGTAGACAGACCCTTAAAGTATAAGCTAGAGCTCCCTGCTAAGATAGAGGAAAATAGGGAGGTCTCCCTCGAGATTCCAGTAAATTATAAGGACATAATGGAAGAGAATAAAGATTTAATCGGTGCAGCAGTTAAAAGGACACTAACTTCTATATTTGGAGCCAGTATCGGAGAGCTTATAAGATTTCGGGAGACTGAGGGTGTTGTAGAAAACGAAAAAATTAAAATTATTCTACATAAGGAAAACGTTGAAGTAATTCCAAAAGTTGACCAGAGAGAAAACCTAAACGTCCAAATATTTAAGACCTCCAATAACTTTCCAGGCTGTGTTACTTCCATAAGCCCAGACGGTAAAATTGTGGTAATGGGTAACAGACCAGAGATATGTCTTGAGAATTCAATAGGGAATTTTATCCTCACAAGGTTCTTAGTTGACCCTTCCTATTCTCCTGTGGCATACATTAGTACTGAGAGAATAGCATCAATATTTTATCTGCCAAGCAACTTAAACAGGCTAATTCTACCTCCAGTGTCCGCTAGCCTAGTTAAGCCCCTAATCGCCGATTTTCTAAAGTATATAACGCCTAATACTAAATTTACTTTGTTTGGTCATGAAATAGAGGTCAATAAGGAGCTGATGATTAAGGTGTCTAAAGAGGGAAAAGAGGTGAACTCTTCACTGGTGTCTACTGGAATATACCAATTTATCCCTGTGGAGCTTGCCCTACAGCATCCGCTATTGAAGACGGTGATAATAGAAGAACCCGAAATAAACTTGCACGTTAATGCACAGATTGAGGTAGCAAAAAGATTAGCCCGTGAAAAAGCTAAAAAGTTGCTTATAACTACTCACAGTGAATGGATACCAATGTATGTAGCAAAGCTATCTAAGGGTTCGAAGATCTACGAGATTGTAGAAGGTGTGTTAGAAGAAAGGAAAGTAGATGAGGAAGGTTATGTAGAAACGTTTAAGACTATATTCCCTGTGGCTGATAAGGGTATAAAAGAGCTGATAAGCAGGGAGGACGAGAATATTGAAACTAAATGA
- a CDS encoding RAMP superfamily CRISPR-associated protein, whose translation MIKLVIRLEPSTGYVISGEPSPDRKVEFNASIFYSYPYINPSTIKGFLRSAAVYGYPDVSCEILSSKTIISNIDRIKKKIHNEEQIRLSFMCSDIEDLLENRNSREASVYLEVLGDIIRKLKRPCKVCRVFGNGSVKGKLRIIYQIRPLNTTEIKGLKFSREYKENREGLSVMMSKDPIEFTVLCEDKECQEVIKRAVSVINDSVVRLGRFKSRGFGIVNAKIVSMST comes from the coding sequence ATGATTAAATTGGTCATAAGGTTAGAACCATCTACTGGTTATGTTATATCTGGTGAACCCTCTCCAGATAGAAAAGTAGAGTTCAACGCTAGTATATTTTATAGTTATCCTTATATCAACCCATCTACAATAAAAGGCTTTTTGAGGTCTGCAGCCGTTTACGGGTATCCTGATGTCTCATGTGAAATTCTAAGTTCCAAAACCATTATAAGTAACATAGATAGAATAAAGAAAAAAATACATAATGAGGAGCAAATTAGACTAAGTTTTATGTGCTCTGATATAGAGGATCTGTTAGAGAACAGGAATAGTAGGGAGGCAAGCGTATATTTAGAAGTGTTAGGTGATATAATCCGTAAGCTAAAAAGACCTTGTAAGGTCTGCAGAGTTTTTGGTAACGGTAGTGTGAAGGGGAAACTCAGAATTATTTATCAAATTCGACCTTTAAATACTACTGAGATTAAAGGGTTAAAATTCAGTAGGGAGTATAAGGAGAATAGGGAAGGTCTAAGTGTAATGATGTCCAAAGATCCCATAGAGTTCACTGTTTTGTGTGAAGATAAAGAGTGTCAGGAGGTAATAAAGAGAGCAGTTAGTGTAATTAACGATAGTGTAGTGAGACTAGGTAGGTTTAAGTCTAGAGGGTTCGGAATAGTTAATGCAAAAATAGTATCAATGAGTACTTGA
- a CDS encoding FAD-binding oxidoreductase gives MEAETITKTFEKEFGDKKFITNDRVLEEESKAPYLVSPVLSKMGKKVIGVVMADDEEDIFNAVRLCDTHHIPLLARGAGTSTIGQVLPISPSTIVLDINRMREVIESDDSWVRITPSVKVFKALQYLRKRGKELRVYPSSFYISTLGGYIAGGDVGIGSFQYGYHFDNGGINSVRVVGPTGKYELRGEDTLGVAQAAGTTGIISSAELATVDYEDWKDQLVTFNSVEEVTKYLVRVRDYKSKIRRITIEDKETLSSVAKDRLDKVGEWNVIVASTLSLGEEVNMRFLDELAFAAIYVTMSRLTSFKDYFYEVRLLPLESFSRVVKQVKMALGSSVLVHGDVMTLRGETIVYTVFMSDKGNFPVIDSIMTREGIPFEIHSIEVNYRVDEESRLNLMKKLKRTIDPNNILNPGKLLL, from the coding sequence ATGGAAGCTGAGACCATTACAAAAACCTTTGAGAAGGAGTTCGGCGACAAGAAGTTCATAACGAACGACAGAGTCCTAGAGGAAGAGTCCAAGGCTCCATACCTTGTCTCCCCAGTCCTATCTAAAATGGGCAAAAAAGTGATAGGGGTCGTCATGGCAGATGACGAGGAGGACATATTTAACGCTGTTAGGTTGTGTGACACACACCACATACCACTGCTAGCCAGGGGAGCCGGTACCAGTACTATAGGACAGGTCTTACCTATTTCTCCCTCAACCATTGTCTTAGACATCAACAGAATGAGGGAAGTAATAGAGTCAGACGACTCCTGGGTGAGGATAACCCCCAGTGTGAAAGTGTTTAAGGCTCTTCAGTACCTGAGAAAGAGGGGTAAAGAGCTAAGGGTCTACCCAAGCAGCTTCTACATATCCACCCTGGGGGGATATATAGCAGGGGGAGACGTAGGGATAGGCTCATTTCAGTACGGCTACCACTTCGACAACGGAGGGATAAACTCCGTCAGAGTCGTTGGACCCACTGGGAAGTATGAGCTAAGGGGTGAGGACACACTAGGGGTAGCCCAAGCAGCCGGGACTACGGGTATAATCTCCTCAGCGGAGTTGGCAACAGTGGACTATGAGGACTGGAAGGACCAACTAGTCACGTTCAACAGCGTAGAGGAAGTGACAAAGTACTTGGTGAGAGTAAGAGACTACAAGTCCAAGATAAGGAGGATCACAATAGAGGACAAGGAGACACTCTCGTCAGTAGCCAAGGACAGGTTAGATAAGGTAGGTGAGTGGAACGTAATAGTTGCTAGCACTCTGAGCCTAGGAGAGGAGGTCAACATGAGGTTCCTGGACGAACTTGCCTTTGCTGCAATTTACGTCACAATGAGCAGGTTGACCAGCTTTAAGGACTACTTCTACGAGGTAAGGCTCTTACCCTTAGAGAGCTTCTCAAGGGTAGTAAAGCAGGTGAAGATGGCTCTAGGCAGTAGTGTATTAGTCCACGGGGACGTTATGACCCTGAGGGGAGAGACAATAGTCTACACAGTGTTCATGTCAGATAAGGGCAATTTCCCAGTGATTGACAGCATAATGACAAGGGAGGGGATACCCTTTGAAATTCACTCAATAGAGGTGAACTACAGGGTGGACGAGGAGTCAAGGTTAAACTTAATGAAGAAGTTGAAGAGGACCATTGACCCCAACAACATACTCAACCCGGGGAAGTTGTTACTATGA
- a CDS encoding type III-G CRISPR-associated protein Csx26, whose translation MRWILKYDPKSPKIYAIRVELGSNIERSLWTLKSFIRCYALLCNRDFDRSVFGSGKKDLPFMSRILMSYEPNELKIICLINEQEECDRLFNMIENALNYITIKENGSRNIIDRKKEEEILSECSSTH comes from the coding sequence ATGCGATGGATATTGAAGTATGACCCTAAGAGCCCTAAAATATACGCAATTAGAGTTGAGTTGGGTTCTAATATCGAGAGGAGTCTTTGGACACTGAAGTCGTTTATAAGATGCTATGCACTTCTATGCAACAGAGATTTTGACAGGAGTGTATTTGGTAGTGGTAAAAAAGACCTACCTTTCATGTCGAGGATTTTAATGTCTTATGAACCTAATGAATTAAAAATAATTTGCTTGATAAATGAGCAAGAGGAATGCGACAGACTGTTTAATATGATCGAGAATGCCCTAAATTACATAACTATTAAGGAAAATGGGAGCAGAAACATTATAGATAGGAAGAAAGAGGAGGAAATTTTATCGGAATGTTCAAGTACTCATTGA
- the tsaA gene encoding tRNA (N6-threonylcarbamoyladenosine(37)-N6)-methyltransferase TrmO has product MSCCFKYIGYVKREDNSPSRRSVVKIVVDKEYEEGLRGIEDYSHLIIVYHLHLSQFDGNLVRDFHEGVRVGVFATRTHERPNPIGISVVELLKVEGNILQVGGINAVDGTPVLDIKPYDYFDRVENIRVPGWWLKKFYQH; this is encoded by the coding sequence ATGTCGTGTTGTTTTAAGTACATAGGCTACGTGAAAAGAGAAGACAACTCCCCGTCAAGGAGGAGTGTAGTGAAGATTGTCGTGGACAAGGAGTATGAAGAAGGGTTAAGGGGTATAGAGGACTACTCACACCTTATAATCGTCTACCACCTCCACCTATCCCAATTTGACGGTAATCTGGTGAGAGATTTCCATGAGGGGGTAAGGGTAGGAGTGTTCGCCACTAGGACCCACGAGAGACCCAATCCCATAGGGATATCTGTTGTCGAGTTACTAAAGGTAGAGGGTAATATACTCCAGGTTGGAGGTATAAACGCTGTTGATGGTACTCCAGTCCTCGATATAAAGCCCTATGACTACTTTGACAGAGTAGAGAATATTAGGGTCCCAGGCTGGTGGTTGAAGAAGTTCTATCAACACTAG